The Podospora bellae-mahoneyi strain CBS 112042 chromosome 7, whole genome shotgun sequence genome includes a window with the following:
- a CDS encoding hypothetical protein (EggNog:ENOG503P587; COG:S) yields MLQQQQRQPHEQLRAKHTPGRRRPKRPGNSPALKNYASENDVPSDACAPVDLGIPLTPQKSVSNSPAPVSSSQAQPNQSGKPKGRTANNKPRPKSGPSTSPVPARHGRNSPPESAPAKAAGLPAAYAGATFHASPAPASLPIPSFLAAKALDSPGIKDTGRVSSEPSPPATDTEASTPRQRIMSAEITREESPLDFFFKAHRAEKESEARRASTANISIPPSSMYSPPAQPQSPLAPRTVPNGIDARRHQRPVYQRNGSSGISTSELDGNPRAPIGPAFSTPYNDRLRAAGRINEKQANSPQRTFHQQQQFAPPQQSSPADATERLKQYLAIGSQPPIKLDFTKASSQPKNQAPPKPITLEYTRSGPAPDIPRQYPVAGYARPEYSRPADLVDAEDHLRRVLKIDGLNLGGARLPTNYQSS; encoded by the coding sequence ATgctgcagcagcaacaacgacaaccgCACGAACAACTGCGTGCTAAGCACACTCCAGGGAGACGGCGACCAAAGCGCCCGGGGAACTCTCCCGCCCTCAAAAACTATGCTTCGGAAAACGATGTGCCTAGCGATGCGTGCGCACCGGTTGACCTCGGCATTCCGCTGACGCCACAGAAATCTGTGTCAAACAGCCCTGCACCCGTCTCGTCGTCGCAAGCGCAACCCAATCAATCCGGCAAGCCCAAAGGTCGCACTGCGAACAACAAGCCGCGCCCAAAGTCAGGCCCTTCGACATCGCCTGTTCCAGCCAGGCATGGTCGCAACTCTCCTCCCGAGTCGGCTCCCGCAAAGGCCGCGGGCCTCCCTGCTGCGTATGCTGGTGCAACATTTCATGCGTCGCCGGCTCCTGCTTCCCTCCCGATTCCCAGTTTTCTCGCTGCCAAGGCCTTGGATTCGCCCGGTATTAAGGACACCGGCCGTGTCAGTTCAGAGCCTTCGCCTCCTGCCACCGATACCGAGGCTTCTACCCCTCGACAGAGGATCATGAGCGCTGAAATCACACGAGAAGAATCGCCGCttgatttcttttttaaGGCTCACAGAGCTGAAAAGGAGAGCGAGGCCCGCAGGGCGAGCACGGCAAATATCTCGATTCCTCCATCTAGCATGTATTCGCCACCAGCCCAGCCGCAATCTCCTTTGGCCCCTAGGACAGTCCCGAACGGCATTGATGCCCGTCGTCACCAGCGACCAGTATATCAGCGGAATGGATCAAGCGGAATTTCAACTTCGGAGTTGGACGGCAACCCAAGAGCCCCCATTGGACCAGCCTTCTCGACACCTTATAACGACAGGCTTCGGGCAGCAGGACGCATCAATGAAAAGCAGGCCAACTCTCCACAGAGGACTTttcatcagcagcaacagttCGCCCCTCCACAACAGTCATCGCCGGCAGATGCCACAGAGAGGCTCAAACAGTATCTTGCCATTGGTTCTCAACCACCGATCAAGTTGGATTTCACCAAAGCATCATCCCAACCCAAAAATCAAGCTCCTCCCAAGCCAATCACTTTGGAGTACACCCGCTCGGGCCCGGCACCCGACATTCCCAGGCAGTACCCCGTTGCCGGGTATGCTAGACCTGAGTACAGCCGACCGGCAGACCTTGTGGACGCAGAAGATCATCTTCGTCGTGTGTTGAAGATTGACGGACTGAATCTAGGAGGAGCGCGCCTTCCAACAAATTATCAGAGCTCCTAA
- the LEU2 gene encoding 3-isopropylmalate dehydrogenase (COG:E; EggNog:ENOG503NUBD): MATHNIVVFGGDHCGPEVVAEAVKVLKAIETNVPSAGKFNLQEHLLGGASITAHNSALTDEALAAAKAADAILLGAIGGPEWGPSSPVRPEEGILKLRKELGTYGNLRPCNFASESLVDSSPLKAEVCRGTDFIVVRELTGGIYFGDRKEDDGSGFAMDTEPYSRPEIERIARLAGFLALGQNPPAKVWSLDKANVLATSRLWRKVVTEVFEKEFPQLSVNHQLIDSAAMLMVKNPRALNGVVITSNLFGDIISDEASVIPGSIGLLPSASLGGIPDGKGKCNGIYEPIHGSAPDISGKGIVNPVGTILSVAMMLKYSLNLPKEAAAVEAAVKLAIDNGVRTKDLGGSASTTDMGDAVVAELVKLLKA, translated from the exons ATGGCGACTCACAAtattgttgtttttgggggtgatCACTGCGGTCCGGAG GTTGTTGCCGAGGCTGTCAAGGTCCTCAAGGCGATTGAGACAAATGTGCCGAGCGCGGGCAAGTTTAACTTGCAGGAGCACTTGTTGGGTGGT gcctccatcaccgcccacAACAGCGCCCTGACCGACgaagccctcgccgccgccaaggccgccgatgccatcctcctcggcgccaTCGGTGGTCCCGAATGGGGcccttcctcccccgtccGTCCCGAAGAGGGTATCCTCAAGCTCCGCAAGGAGCTCGGCACCTACGGCAACCTCCGCCCATGCAACTTCGCCTCCGAGTCCCTCGTCGATTCCTCCCCTCTCAAAGCCGAGGTCTGCCGCGGCACTgacttcatcgtcgtccgcGAGTTGACCGGCGGTATCTACTTTGGTGACCGCAAGGAGGACGACGGTTCCGGTTTCGCCATGGACACCGAGCCCTACTCCCGCCCCGAGATTGAGCGCATCGCCCGTCTGGCTGGTTTCTTGGCTCTGGGCCAGAACCCCCCGGCCAAGGTCTGGAGTTTGGACAAGGCCAACGTTCTGGCCACGAGCAGACTGTGGAGAAAGGTTGTGACGGAGGTGTTTGAGAAGGAGTTCCCTCAGCTGTCGGTGAACCACCAGCTGATTGACTCTGCGGCTATGTTGATGGTCAAGAACCCGAGGGCGCTGAACGGTGTGGTGATCACCAGCAACTTGTTTGGTGATATTATTAGCGATGAGGCGTCGGTTATTCCGGGGTCGATTGGGCTTTTGCCTAGTGCTTCGTTGGGTGGTATTCCTGATGGGAAGGGCAAGTGCAATGGTATTTATGAGCCTATTCACG GCTCTGCTCCCGACATCTCTGGCAAGGGCATTGTCAACCCAGTTggcaccatcctctccgtTGCCATGATGCTCAAGTACTCTCTCAACCTGCCCAaagaggctgctgctgttgaagcTGCTGTTAAGCTGGCTATCGACAACGGTGTCCGCACCAAGGATCTGGGTGGCTCGGCTAGCACAACTGACATGGGTGATGCCGTTGTTGCTGAGCTCGTCAAACTCCTCAAGGCTTAG
- a CDS encoding hypothetical protein (EggNog:ENOG503P3K3; COG:S), whose product MPENFFTRNSLPETTESLLFGTALARFPTSVLIEPAVQGYCSYTLLNTTQQLVLQFRPEKHAIDLEVAALARGVHGAWAPETEFLGFVGGKEDGRMGFYCHGLIPGRILAGSRTGEGGVEVDGLVRELAEFFAQAYRYGGCGGERRGKVGGSLEGRLVMLSEGLPARFRPFVSPVLGELAGIVELPWVLTHGDFSADNVMVRLESAEKGKERGKGRSRGGEKSKREFRLKGVIDWAEAEFLPFGTGLYGLESVLGHLDRLNTSNEEEVGGRSRLREIFWSELASLIPQLKTDEEFYERVKLASLMGVLFWHGIAFDNGALDRVVEEGRDDEEIGLLDEILFGEGSEDFAELKSKRVENSKK is encoded by the coding sequence ATGCCGGAAAACTTCTTCACCCgcaactccctccccgaaACTACAGAAAGCCTCCTCTTTGGCACAGCCCTCGCTCGGTTCCCTACCTCTGTGCTCATCGAGCCTGCTGTTCAGGGGTACTGCTCTTACACGcttctcaacaccacccagcaGCTCGTTTTGCAGTTCCGGCCCGAGAAACATGCTATTGATCTTGAGGTTGCAgctttggcgaggggggTCCATGGGGCTTGGGCGCCGGAGACGGAATTTCTTGGAtttgttggggggaaggaggacgggaggatggggttttATTGTCATGGGTTGATTCCTGGGAGGATTTTGGCGGGTTCTAGGacaggggagggaggggttgaggtggatgggttggtgagggagttggcgGAGTTTTTTGCGCAGGCGTATCGTtatggtgggtgtggtggtgaacggagagggaaggttggggggagtttggaggggcggttggtgatgttgagcgAGGGACTCCCTGCTCGTTTCCGACCGTTTGTGTCTCCTGTTCTTGGAGAGCTTGCTGGGATTGTTGAGCTTCCTTGGGTGCTTACACATGGGGATTTTAGCGCGGATAATGTtatggtgaggttggagagcgctgagaaggggaaggaaaggggtaAAGGGAGGTcgaggggtggtgagaagtCGAAGCGGGAGTTTAGGTTGAAGGGTGTGATTGACTGGGCCGAGGCTGAGTTTTTGCCGTTTGGGACGGGGTTGTATGGGTTGGAGAGTGTACTGGGACATCTTGATCGGCTGAACACGTCTaatgaagaagaagtagGAGGCCGGTCTCGATTAAGAGAGATATTCTGGTCTGAGTTAGCAAGTCTGATACCCCAACTGAAGACAGATGAGGAATTCTATGAGAGGGTGAAATTGGCCAGTTTGATGGGCGTGCTATTTTGGCATGGGATAGCATTCGACAACGGGGCACTTGAccgggttgttgaagaggggagggatgatgaagagattGGGCTGTTGGATGAGATTTTGTTTGGTGAGGGGAGT